A genome region from Variovorax paradoxus includes the following:
- a CDS encoding GNAT family N-acetyltransferase produces MSDLLSRLSLQPVDSSDFESMLALRVDAMRPSLERVGRFDLARSRERLSAGFVVPFMHHIVLDGDQRVGFVTLKPEGGDALRLDHLYLRTGFQGLGIGEWVLAWAKSQARSQQLDIKLTALVRSDANRFYLRHGFVLEGEEGVDLHYRWRMASEAAC; encoded by the coding sequence GTGAGCGATCTCCTGTCGCGGCTGTCGCTGCAGCCGGTGGACTCCAGCGATTTCGAATCCATGCTGGCGCTGCGCGTCGACGCGATGCGCCCGAGCCTGGAGCGCGTGGGCCGCTTCGACCTCGCACGTTCGCGCGAGCGCCTGAGTGCGGGCTTCGTGGTGCCCTTCATGCACCACATCGTGCTCGACGGCGATCAGCGCGTGGGCTTCGTCACGCTCAAGCCCGAGGGCGGCGACGCGCTGCGCCTCGACCACCTCTACCTGCGCACCGGCTTCCAGGGCCTGGGCATCGGCGAATGGGTGCTCGCATGGGCCAAGTCGCAGGCGCGTTCGCAGCAGCTCGACATCAAGCTCACCGCCCTGGTGCGCAGCGACGCCAACCGCTTCTACCTGCGGCACGGCTTCGTTCTCGAGGGCGAGGAGGGCGTCGACCTGCATTACCGCTGGCGCATGGCGTCGGAGGCTGCGTGCTGA